CATGTCTTAAATCCTTCGGAACGGTACTGGGGGAGAGCTTTGAACACCTGGATAAACACTTCCTGTGACGCATCCTCCGCTTCCTTGGCATCCCGCAGGACCGAATATGCCGTATGGAACACGTGCTGGCTGTACAGGTTTACCAGCTCCCGAAAGGCTTCCTGCTCGCCTTGCAGTATGCGTGTGATTAATCTTTCTGTCTCAATAGCTCTCTCCTCCTTCCCGTAATGAATAGACGCAAGACACCTACCCGCCCCCTGCACTTTCTTGAAAAAAAATTAATAAAATGAAAAAAGAACGTCTTTCGACGTTCTGCATAATGAAAGTCTGTACTTGTATCTATATGAACTTACTACAATCCCAACCGATTGATATAGAGAAATCGCTCTTCTGACCATAAATATATTTCTTAGAATAACATAACTACGGACAGAATTGTTCAGATGACTAGACAAAAATAAAGAACAGCTCCACTGCCGGAAGCTGCTCTTTCTGTTCAACTCAAGAACATGTAGTAATGAACTATATTTCCTCGTAAAGATTCGTCGATAAGTAACGCTCTCCGCTGTCGGGCAGGAGGACAACAATGTTCTTATCCTTGTTCTCAGGCTTGCTCGCGAGCTGCATGGCCGCATAAGCAGCTGCCCCGGACGATATTCCTACGAGCAATCCTTCGGATTTAGCAAGTTCTCTTGCCGTTTCAATCGCGTGGTTGTTGCTTACCGTTACAATCTCATCAACAAATTCCTTGTTGAAGTTACCAGGGATAAAGCCCGCGCCTATCCCCTGAATCTGGTGAGCACCGCGCTGTCCTCCGGACAGTACCGGTGAATCAGCTGGCTCTACAGCAACAATCTTTACATTGCTGTTCTTTTGCTTCAGTACTTCGCCTACGCCTGATATCGTTCCGCCAGTACCTACCCCCGCTACGAAAATATCCACCTCGCCGTTCGTATCCCGCCAGATTTCTTCGGCTGTAGTCTTCCTGTGAACGGCCGGGTTAGCCGGATTATTAAACTGCTGAGGAATAAATGAGCCTGGTGTGGAAGCAGCAATCTCCTCCGCTCGGTTAATGGCACCTGCCATTCCCTCATTAGCGGGGGTTAACACGAGTTCTGCTCCAAGAGCAGCCAGTAATTTTCTGCGTTCCATGCTAAAGCTTTCTGGAAGCGTGATAATCAACTTATATCCGAGTGCAGCCGCGGCAAATGCAAGACCGATACCCGTATTTCCACTCGTCGGTTCAACAATGACGGAATCAGGTTTCAATAAGCCCTTCTCCTCGGCATCCTTGATCATCGCGTATCCAATCCGGTCTTTCACGCTACCAGCTGGGTTAAAATATTCTAATTTAGCAATCACCTTGCCCTGCAGGTGATGACTTTCATTAAAGTTGGACAGTTCAAGTAACGGAGTATTTCCAATAAGATCCGTTAGATTTTTGGCTATTCCTGACATGGTGTTACCTCCATTTAATTGTAATCTCTAGCTTTCACTTTACCATTCATAGTGACAAAAAACAAAAAGCCCCTTCATGGACAAGATTTTCGATCAGTTCCTTCCATATACATTATATCGTAAAGCGACCTCTGAGCCTTTTAAAATCATCAAAGAACTTTCACATCCTAAAGCATCCCGTGTTCGCGTTTTAGCTACCGAATGCTTTTTTTCTTTTTAACCCGATGCGCTTAAAAAATCATTCCGCTCAGTACAAAAAGTATGTTCATAACAAAGTGCATTACGATGACAGGCAGCAAGCCTTGTGATCTAATAGTTGTAGCAGACATCATCATCCCGAACACTGAGAATAACAGACATATCAGCCACGAAAAACCCAAGTGGTAATGGTAGAATCCAAAACCAACGCCAGCGACGATTAGTCCTTTGACTTCACCTAGGATGCCAACAAAACCGCTGAGGATATAGCCCCGCCATAAAATCTCTTCCAAAACGGCATTAACCAAAGCGAAGGAACACGCGTAAATCAGAAGCAAGCCTAAATCCGGTCGGTGCCAATCGATAACCCAAGCGAATGAAAGGACGGTTACACCGGTAAAAATCAGCAAAAACCGCCAAATTGGGTCTGAGAGAAAACCCTTAAGGATAAATGGAAAATAAATAGGGTTATTCCACTTCCCCGCGGCGAGATATGTGGCTTTCCCACCTTTAAAGCGATGAAACCATCCAAATGGAATAAGAAAACCGATTAAACTTAACCTCGAAAGTATAATAGCCCATTCTTCGTGCGGCATTTGCCATGTTTTTATGAACGGCCCCGCATTTATGTATAACTGAAACCCAATGAAATATATATTCTACAAATGCACAGTTCCCCTTTATATCGGAAAAAAAGCAGGATCTTAGCTATGGGATCAGGTGTTTCGATAAGCAGTGAATGCTTAAAATTTAGTGAAGAAGTTACACAAAGTTTGACTTATAGGAACAAACGGAGATGATCTCTCTCGCCGAAATAACATTTTCAGTATCAAAAAACATCCCGCCCTTATCATTGGGCGGGATGTCCCGATTCATAAAATGATCATTTGATAATTTGCTAGACCATTCTTTATATGCTTGCCCCTAGTCCCCTGCCAATAAAATTCGCTGATACCCGCTCCATACCGAGCTCTTTCGCCCAAACAGAGAGCTGTCCCATATGGTGAATTTCGTGGGCTGCAGCATGGCGCAGTATTTCACCGTACACAAAAGATTTCTCATTCCAATGTACTTTAACCACTCTTTGTTCCTTTTCATCAGTTAAAGATTGCAGGATGATCTTCAGATCTTCCCTGTATTTATCCGATAGGAGTTTAACAGACTGCAAGGTTGGATATTCCTCATAAACAGGTTCTGGGTCGTTATAACCTTCAATTCCACGCAGCCAGCTGTACTCAACATCCACGATATGAAACAAGGTTTTTAGGATAGATCCTACTCCTCCGATCCGCTCTGTTGTCAACTCTTCATGCGATCGTGTCTGTAGAACGTCAATCCACTCATCCCTTACCTGCCAATTGTATAAAAATAATGAGTACACTTTAGATCAACCCTCTCTGTTGAATTAAATGCTTAATGTTGCATTTTCCATCCTCGTAATGAACTCATACAAATCATTAACTACGACGCAATCATCGCTACCTAGTTCATCCTCAGGTCTGTATTTTCCCGTACGCACCAGCACAGGCTTCAGTCCGGCTTCTTTAGCGCCAGGCACATCGGTCAGAATATCATCCCCAACACTGATTATTTCTGAAGGTAGACAACCGAGCTGCTTTACTGCTGTCTCATAGATCGTGCGAGACGGTTTTCCAAGCACTACTGCCTTTTGCCTCGAAACCAATTCAAACATTCTTGTAAATGAACCGGTATCGAGCTTTTTTATTCCGCCTGATAAGTAGTATTCCGAGTAGCTGGTCGTAATCAGGACAGAACCTTGAATCAAGTAGTGATATATGCGGTTTAGCAGCTTGTAGTCGGTTTCAATATACTCAAAGTCACACAAAATAACAGCTTCAGGAGTTTCATATGATGATGTTCTTGTCTTCATTTGACTCTGAAAAGAATCCGGTCCGACAAAGAAGAAAGTACGGATGTTGTGACAATTCAAATATTCGTCCAGCACGGTAACTGGACTGATGATATGTTCAGACGGTATGTGTATCCCCTGTGTTGCTAGCAGCCCGGACAGGTCCCAAGGCGACTTGGACACGGTATTGGTAATGATGCGAACAGGAATTTTATTTATCTCACTATACTGCATCAGTTCAACAGCACCCGGAAGTGCCTTGCCGCTGCTAAGAAGTGTTCCTTCCAGATCCATAATCAGACCTTTATATTTCATCCCACTATACCTCAACCATGCTAAATGACTGTAAAAGTTCCTGCACGGTATGTATAAGATAAGTTGGATCAGCGGCCACAAGCTCTTCTTCCGATCCATATCCGAAACCGACTGCGATGGAATGTACATTGTTATTGTGAGCTCCGATTAAATCATGCTTTCGATCCCCAATCATCACGGTATCCGATGGATCTAATCGATAATGATCCATTATGTATTTAATGATTTCAGACTTATCTGAACGTGTTCCATCCAATTCAGCTCCGCTGACAAAGGTAAAGAATGAATCCATTTGAAAGTGAGACATCCCGTGATCCCTGAAATATTCTCTATAATATTCTACGGCTTTCCAGGCTTTGTCCGAAGAGAAGGAATAGGCCTCCATAAAAGTGTTCTGCAGTGGTGGTCCAATAAAAACTCCAATTTGGCTAGGTCAGGCTCAAGAATACCGAACTTGGCAAGAGCATACTGAACGGATTTTGTAATTCCGATCTTGGGGTCGGTCAGGGTTCCATCGAGGTCGAACAATACATTTTGATATCTCATCATACTTTCATACCACTCTCCAGCAGTTTCATAATTTCCATGAGATTATTAATCATGTACTTGGGGTTCTGATCCCTTTGAAGTGTCAGTCCACGTCCATTATAGAAACAGAAGTCTATTCCCGCATTGGTCGCACCCAAATAATCGTCAGTCAAAGAATCACCAATATATAATACCTCGTTCTCACGGACGTCCAACGCTTTAAGAGCATGTTCAAAAATACGGTGATCCGGCTTCCAGCAGTTGACCTCATCCGAAATAATAAGCGTATCAAAATATTGATATAATTTCCCTACTGTCAGCCTCTTTCGCTGCGCGTCTCCTATTCCGTTTGAAATCACACCTAATTTATACTGCCCGTGAAGTGACTCCAAAATTGTATCTGCGTTAGGTTCCAGATGACATGTGCTGGAAAATAAATTCCAATATGTTTTTGAAATGGCCTGTGGCTCGGTATTTTTCCGCTTCAACGCTTGAAACGTATCCGTAAAGGAATGTTCCAGCACCTGATAAATCTTATGATTGTTCAAATTTCGATCCATCCAGTATTTAAAATTGATCGGTCCAAAGACGGTCCAGAATTCGTCCCACTCCAGGTCATCATTCAGCCCATGATCAGCAAGCGCTTGTTTCATGCAGATACGCTCGCTCTGATCGTAATCCAGCAGTGTATTGTCCAAGTCAAAAATAATTGCCTTATAATTCACCCTCATCCATCTCCTTCCTCAACAAATCATAACCTAACTGTTTCTCCGTCTCCATAGGAAATTTTGATAATATCAAATTCATTAGTATGGAACAATATACAACAAAAAGACCTAAAGGCATCTAATCCCTATCCAAGGAATTATCACCTCAAGGTCCTCCTGCTACACTTGCTCCAGAAACATCTGGGTAAGCTATAAATAAACATTCATTCAACTATATTAAAACATTAATCTCGATCGTCGTGGTCATCGTCATGGTCGACAGACAACACTTTTC
Above is a window of Paenibacillus uliginis N3/975 DNA encoding:
- a CDS encoding DinB family protein — its product is MYSLFLYNWQVRDEWIDVLQTRSHEELTTERIGGVGSILKTLFHIVDVEYSWLRGIEGYNDPEPVYEEYPTLQSVKLLSDKYREDLKIILQSLTDEKEQRVVKVHWNEKSFVYGEILRHAAAHEIHHMGQLSVWAKELGMERVSANFIGRGLGASI
- a CDS encoding CPBP family intramembrane glutamic endopeptidase; translation: MPHEEWAIILSRLSLIGFLIPFGWFHRFKGGKATYLAAGKWNNPIYFPFILKGFLSDPIWRFLLIFTGVTVLSFAWVIDWHRPDLGLLLIYACSFALVNAVLEEILWRGYILSGFVGILGEVKGLIVAGVGFGFYHYHLGFSWLICLLFSVFGMMMSATTIRSQGLLPVIVMHFVMNILFVLSGMIF
- the cysK gene encoding cysteine synthase A, which produces MSGIAKNLTDLIGNTPLLELSNFNESHHLQGKVIAKLEYFNPAGSVKDRIGYAMIKDAEEKGLLKPDSVIVEPTSGNTGIGLAFAAAALGYKLIITLPESFSMERRKLLAALGAELVLTPANEGMAGAINRAEEIAASTPGSFIPQQFNNPANPAVHRKTTAEEIWRDTNGEVDIFVAGVGTGGTISGVGEVLKQKNSNVKIVAVEPADSPVLSGGQRGAHQIQGIGAGFIPGNFNKEFVDEIVTVSNNHAIETARELAKSEGLLVGISSGAAAYAAMQLASKPENKDKNIVVLLPDSGERYLSTNLYEEI
- a CDS encoding HAD hydrolase-like protein — its product is MMRYQNVLFDLDGTLTDPKIGITKSVQYALAKFGILEPDLAKLEFLLDHHCRTLLWRPIPSLRTKPGKP
- a CDS encoding HAD hydrolase-like protein, whose amino-acid sequence is MDSFFTFVSGAELDGTRSDKSEIIKYIMDHYRLDPSDTVMIGDRKHDLIGAHNNNVHSIAVGFGYGSEEELVAADPTYLIHTVQELLQSFSMVEV
- a CDS encoding HAD-IA family hydrolase, encoding MKYKGLIMDLEGTLLSSGKALPGAVELMQYSEINKIPVRIITNTVSKSPWDLSGLLATQGIHIPSEHIISPVTVLDEYLNCHNIRTFFFVGPDSFQSQMKTRTSSYETPEAVILCDFEYIETDYKLLNRIYHYLIQGSVLITTSYSEYYLSGGIKKLDTGSFTRMFELVSRQKAVVLGKPSRTIYETAVKQLGCLPSEIISVGDDILTDVPGAKEAGLKPVLVRTGKYRPEDELGSDDCVVVNDLYEFITRMENATLSI
- a CDS encoding YjjG family noncanonical pyrimidine nucleotidase, with protein sequence MRVNYKAIIFDLDNTLLDYDQSERICMKQALADHGLNDDLEWDEFWTVFGPINFKYWMDRNLNNHKIYQVLEHSFTDTFQALKRKNTEPQAISKTYWNLFSSTCHLEPNADTILESLHGQYKLGVISNGIGDAQRKRLTVGKLYQYFDTLIISDEVNCWKPDHRIFEHALKALDVRENEVLYIGDSLTDDYLGATNAGIDFCFYNGRGLTLQRDQNPKYMINNLMEIMKLLESGMKV